One segment of Desulfosporosinus sp. Sb-LF DNA contains the following:
- a CDS encoding ABC transporter permease subunit encodes MNRALFRAMFKQYRKKVVAISVGIVLYEGLLTWVYPVIAENPGVTEIAESIPCAVKSVFGVPENGRTDTFEAFISGQFFARIWVMIMALYGIQTANSLLAKMVDDGSLAFLLSTPVSRGEILSTQTGVLLSTNAILVAATIVGLYFGTFCSGIEIEHGRYIDLGLLGLSFFSLIEIYSLFFSAWFVEEERALTYAAGLTLLFYGLDVAGGLSDKLFWLKNLSLFQWFQPQEVLEGTTDPVWPIIGFSVASAVLWFLTKKVFDTKDLAI; translated from the coding sequence ATGAATAGGGCATTGTTCCGGGCGATGTTTAAACAGTATCGAAAGAAAGTAGTTGCCATTTCGGTAGGAATTGTTCTTTATGAAGGACTCTTAACCTGGGTTTACCCTGTGATTGCAGAAAATCCGGGGGTTACGGAGATCGCAGAGTCCATCCCATGTGCGGTAAAGAGCGTGTTTGGGGTCCCTGAAAATGGTCGGACCGACACCTTTGAAGCCTTCATATCGGGCCAGTTTTTTGCGAGGATCTGGGTAATGATCATGGCATTATATGGAATACAAACAGCGAATTCCTTACTTGCCAAAATGGTGGATGATGGCTCCTTAGCCTTTCTTTTGTCCACGCCGGTATCTCGAGGTGAGATTCTTTCAACTCAAACTGGAGTTTTGCTTAGCACAAACGCTATCCTAGTCGCTGCTACGATTGTCGGATTATATTTTGGCACCTTTTGTTCAGGGATTGAAATCGAACATGGTCGTTATATAGACTTAGGCCTCTTAGGACTTTCCTTTTTCTCGCTGATCGAAATTTATAGTCTATTTTTCTCGGCTTGGTTTGTCGAGGAAGAACGGGCTTTAACTTATGCGGCGGGGTTAACGCTGCTCTTTTACGGTCTGGATGTCGCTGGAGGACTCAGTGATAAATTATTTTGGTTAAAAAACCTTTCTCTCTTCCAATGGTTTCAGCCGCAAGAGGTACTAGAGGGAACAACAGACCCTGTATGGCCCATTATAGGGTTTAGTGTTGCTTCAGCGGTTCTTTGGTTCTTGACAAAAAAGGTATTTGATACAAAGGATCTAGCAATCTAA